The Campylobacterota bacterium sequence TGATCCAGCCGTTTGACGTCGACGCGGATCGTCTGCTCGACCGCGCCCGCTCCGCGGTTTTCCCCTTCGTCTTTGTTTTCGTTGCGACGCGGTGCCGGAGCCTGCGGAGCCGCTTTCGGAGCGGCGGGGGCCGCTGCGGCGGCGGGCTGTGCCGAAGGTGCTGGAGCGGCGGCCGGAGGAGGTGTCGGCGCTTCAGGCTCGTTTTCGGGTTCGGATGAAGTCCCCTTCTGTGCCCGTTTCGCGGCGTCTTCCGCCTGGCGTTTCGCCAGCAGCCGCTCGATTTCGGCCTCGACTTCGGCATCGCTCATGCCGCTGTAGTCGGGTTCTTCTTCCTCTTCGCCGCTTTCGGATTGCTTTGCGGCCCGTTTCGCGGCGTCTTCCGCCTGACGTTTTGCCAGCAGCCGTTCGATCTCCGCTTCGACCTCCGCGTCACTCATACCGGCGTAATCGGGTTCTTCTTCAGCCGTAGCCGTAACCGCAGGTTCGGGCTCAGGTTCGTTCTGAACCGCGGCTGGGGCTTCGGAAGCGGCAATCGGGTTACCGCTGGCGGCCGCGTCGAGGCGGACGACGCACGCACTGACGTCAAGCCCGCCGTCAACGCCCGTATCGCGGATCTGAACGAGCAGGGCCTTCATCAAATCGATCGATTCGAGAATAACGTCCATAACGTCGGGATCGATGACGAGGTCCCCGTGACGCGCCAGGTTGAGGATGTTCTCCATGTGGTGGGTCAAGTGGGTCAACACATCGAAATTCAGGAACGAACTGGCCCCTTTGATCGTGTGGGCAACCCGGAAAATCCGGTTGAGCAGATCGAGGTCGTCGGGCCGTGACTCCAGCTCTACGAGGTCCTGGTCAAGCTGTTCGATCAGTTCGAACGATTCGACCAAAAAGTCCTGCAATATCTCTTGAAATTCATCCATACCATACACCCCTATTCAATATGTGCACGCACGACGCGGGCTACTTCATCGTAAAATAAATTGGAATCGAATTTGACCAGATAGGCTTCCCCTCCGGCCTCTTTTCCGCGAATCTCGCTGAAATGGTCGCTGATCGAGGAGTTGAACACGATCGGGATCATTTTGAACCGGTTGTCCGATTTCACCTTGGCGGCGAAATGGAAGCCGTCCATCAGCGGCATCTCGATGTCCGAAGCGATCAGGCGGAGTTTCGACGAAAGCGACTCTCCGTGTTTTTCGTACATATCTTCGAGGATTCTCAGCCCCTGCTCGCCGTCGGTCGCTTCGATGACGTCGAATCCCATCTGTTCCAGCGCGTCCTTGATGATGCGCCGTGCCGTGCCGCTGTCGTCGAGGAGCAGGACGTATCCCGAAAAGTTGTATTTTCCCTCTTCGAGCGTCCCGCTGGAAGGCTGATAGAGCCCCAGTTCCTGCACGACCCCTTCGAGATCGAGGATCAGCAGTACCGCATCGTCCTCGATCCGGGTAACGCCCGTCACTTTCGATCCGTCCAGACCGCCCTGGTTCGAGACGAACGAAGCGGGTTCGATGTCTTTCCAGTTGATGCGGCGGATCCGTTTGGCTTCGTGGACGACGAATCCGATCAGGATGTTGTTGAATTCGGCGATGATCACGCGGGCGTTTTTGTCCATCTCTTCAGACGATTCGACCCCCATCCATTTGGCGAGGTTGACGACGGGGATCACGACGCCGCGCAAATCAAAAATCCCTTCAACGAAAGGCGGAACGCCGGGAAGCTCGGTCAGTTTGGGAAAACGGATAATCTCGCGCACTTTGGCGACGTTCACCCCGTAAATCCCTTCGTAGATTTCATCGCCTTCACGCTTGAATATACGGAAGTCGACCAGTTCCATCTCGTTCGAGCCGACTTTTAAGATATCTCCATGTCCCATCATAGGGGCTCCTTGCGAAAAACTGCTTCGTGCAATAGCGGCTGATTTTGCGAGGATTGTACACTAAAGTATCTTTCGTTACAAGCAAATGCCGCAAGGTTGACGTACTCTCTCCCCTCGAGGGAAAACGCCCGGTTTTGATGGAAATGTCCCTCGATCACGACGTCGATCCCGGTCCATTCTTCTCCCCCAAGACGTCGGCGGATCAGCGGTTCGAATCCTTCGATCTCCCTACAGTGGTTTTTGCGCCGCATCGCTTTTTCCAGCGCGCGGACGATGAAACCTTTCCCGATGCGGTCGATCCGTGCGAGCGTTTTGAGAATCCGGGTGGAGCGGATCAGCGCGGTGTAGAGTTCGTACCCGATCCCCATCCGCGTATCGCCGTGCGAAAGTGCGACGGTTTTTTCGCCGTACCGTGCGATCCAGGGCTGCTGAGCGCGGGAAAACACCCGTACTTTCGGGAAGACTTCCGCCAAAGCGAAATCGTGGTTTCCTTCCAGGTAGACGACGTCGATTTTTTCGGAAATTCGGTTAATGAGGCTCACCGCATCGGCGTTGAGACGGCAGGTTGCTTCGACGGGGCCGAAGAGGAGGTCGAAAACATCGCCCATCAAAATCAGCTGGGGGGTCTGCAGCTTCCCCGCATCCAGGGCGCGCAGAAAATCGAGAAACGGGGTGCGCCACGGGGCGCAGTGGGCGTCTGCGACGAGGAACGCACCGGAGTGGAGGGTATCAGGGGACATACGCGATTCTGGGAATGCCCAGCGTTTCATCCAGCCCCATCATGATGTTGGCGTTGACCACGGCCTGGGAACTGGCGCCGCGCATCAGGTTGTCGATGGCGCACATCGCCACCAGAGCGTTGCCGTGGCGTGCGGCGTAGACGTCGGCAAAATTGGTTCCGGCCGTCATCTTCGTATGCGGGGGGGCGTTGCGTACCCGCACGAACGCTCTGGCCGCGTAATATTCGTTCATTACGGCATGCGGGTCGCACTCTTCTTTGAGCGTCGCGTAGACGCAGGCGAGCATCCCGCGGGTCATCGGTACCAGCGAAGGGACGAACGTCACTTTGACCTCATCGCCGCACAAAGCCGAAGCATGCTGCTCGATTTCGGTCGAATGGCGGTGTTTGATGATGTTGTAGCAGTTGATGTTGTCGTTGACGCTGACGTAATGGACCGTGGCAGTGGGCGATTTCCCCGCACCCGAGACTCCGGTTTTGGAATCGACGAACACGGGAGCGGTAAGGTCGATGTAACGCAAAAACGGGGCAAGGGCCAGAAGGGTCGCCGTCACGTGACATCCGGGATTGGCCACGAGGCGCGATCCTTCCGCCGCCCTGCCGTGCAGTTCGGGGATCGAGTAGACGGCATGCGCAAGATTGTCGCGGTCTTCGTGTTCACAGTAAAACTCTTCGTAATTTTCGGCGCTGAGCCGGTAATCGGCGGAGAGATCGACCACCTTGACCCCTCTTTCCAGCAGCCCTTTGGCGGTCTGCATCGCCGTTTTGTGCGGCAGGGCGAGAAATACCAGCTCGCATGCCGTCGCGGCGCGGTCAAGGTCGACCTTTTCGACGGCAAGGTCGCATACGCCCGCAAGCGCCGGATGAAGTTCGCCCAGAGTCGTCGCGCCTTCGGTATTGGCGCAGTAGGCCAGATGGAATACCGGGTGGTCGATCACCATTTTGACGAGTTCGAGCCCCGTGTATCCGCTGACGCCGATGATCCCGACGTTAATGGCACTCAAACACGATCTCCTGATATTTTACTTCGACCACTTCGAACGTTTTTTCGCCGCCGGGGAGACGGGCACTGAATTCATCCCCCTCTTCACGTCCCAGCAGCGCTTTGGCCAGCGGGGAATTAAACGAAATGAGTCCCATGTCGGGGTTGCTTTCACACCCCCCGACGATAGTGTAGGTCACCTCTTCG is a genomic window containing:
- a CDS encoding chemotaxis protein; translated protein: MGHGDILKVGSNEMELVDFRIFKREGDEIYEGIYGVNVAKVREIIRFPKLTELPGVPPFVEGIFDLRGVVIPVVNLAKWMGVESSEEMDKNARVIIAEFNNILIGFVVHEAKRIRRINWKDIEPASFVSNQGGLDGSKVTGVTRIEDDAVLLILDLEGVVQELGLYQPSSGTLEEGKYNFSGYVLLLDDSGTARRIIKDALEQMGFDVIEATDGEQGLRILEDMYEKHGESLSSKLRLIASDIEMPLMDGFHFAAKVKSDNRFKMIPIVFNSSISDHFSEIRGKEAGGEAYLVKFDSNLFYDEVARVVRAHIE
- a CDS encoding metallophosphoesterase, which gives rise to MKRWAFPESRMSPDTLHSGAFLVADAHCAPWRTPFLDFLRALDAGKLQTPQLILMGDVFDLLFGPVEATCRLNADAVSLINRISEKIDVVYLEGNHDFALAEVFPKVRVFSRAQQPWIARYGEKTVALSHGDTRMGIGYELYTALIRSTRILKTLARIDRIGKGFIVRALEKAMRRKNHCREIEGFEPLIRRRLGGEEWTGIDVVIEGHFHQNRAFSLEGREYVNLAAFACNERYFSVQSSQNQPLLHEAVFRKEPL
- the argC gene encoding N-acetyl-gamma-glutamyl-phosphate reductase — protein: MSAINVGIIGVSGYTGLELVKMVIDHPVFHLAYCANTEGATTLGELHPALAGVCDLAVEKVDLDRAATACELVFLALPHKTAMQTAKGLLERGVKVVDLSADYRLSAENYEEFYCEHEDRDNLAHAVYSIPELHGRAAEGSRLVANPGCHVTATLLALAPFLRYIDLTAPVFVDSKTGVSGAGKSPTATVHYVSVNDNINCYNIIKHRHSTEIEQHASALCGDEVKVTFVPSLVPMTRGMLACVYATLKEECDPHAVMNEYYAARAFVRVRNAPPHTKMTAGTNFADVYAARHGNALVAMCAIDNLMRGASSQAVVNANIMMGLDETLGIPRIAYVP